Genomic segment of Panicum virgatum strain AP13 chromosome 2K, P.virgatum_v5, whole genome shotgun sequence:
CATGCAAGTGAGCATAAATAGAAGAACACTAGAACAGAGGCATATAACGAAAACACCCAACAGTGAATTCATTTATTTCGGTTACAGACATAACAGATTGGATTAAAGTATGTGGATCACATTTATTTCTACCAATCAATAGAGCAAAGTACGAAGTAAAGAAGCATAGCTTAAATGATACTACTGCATATATAGCACCATGAAGACAACTTCAAATACCATCATTTGAAACATTTGCTGGAGCTTGTTCAGCAGTAGACGTTTTTTTCTCGACCAATCTGCTGTCTGCCAATAGCTGCAGAGACATTTCTCGCTTCTATTAGGAGCATATACAGGACTTCAACAACTAGAAAAATGTACAATCCTAAAAGTAAAATATATTATTAGCCTATTGAGAGGAAGAAAGTCTGTTCATTGCATTCAGGAACCATTCATGTTATACTAACTACCTCTGCTGCGGTATGTTTCCTACACATGTAAATTAACAGAAACAGAACACAGACATGCCAGAAGCTGCATCGGATCATCAGCAAAAATACATAAACAGCTAATTTCAAAGCTTCAGACTGCAAACAAGTGAGGGAAACCAACCTCGAGGCCCCGGCAATACGGCAACAACGTCTTGCCCTCGCTCGCGGAGATCAGGGGTGGCGCCGTGGCGAGGTGATGCCGAGATGGGCCGACGCAGTGCAGGGGGAGGCGTGGAGAGAGGTGGCGACCACGATCCCCTGCagcggggcggcgcgacggatgCGGGGGTGGAGGGGCCGGGGAAGGGCACTACCACTGCGCGGGGCGGTTGGATGGCGCCGGCTAGgggagcggcggaggcgccgggcgGCCCGGACGGCGCCGTCTGGGGCGGATGGGAGGGGTGCGGGGCTGAAtcgcccgtcgccgccggatgcggtgggggggggggggggggggggggtccggggAAGGGCACTACCGCGGCGCGGGGCTGTTGGATGGCGCCGGCTAGGGGAGCGGCGGAGGCGTCGGGCAGACGGGACGGCGCCATCGAGGGCGGATGGGGTGGGGGGTTGCGGCGCTGAATCGCGTACCCTAGGAGGAGGCTGGCTAACGAGCCCAGCCACATTCAGTCCAGCCGTCATCTTTTAGTTCATCCGAACAGGCCGCAAGCCGCCATTACAGCCACGCCGAATCGCCGATGTCGATGCTcgcatcgccgccggcgatctcgCCGGCGCGGCTGCACAAGCTGGTGACCTCGCAGCCGGACCCgctcctcgcgctggagctcgtcACCGTCACCTCCCCGACCACCACGCCGCACCCTGCCACGCTCCACTCCCTcctgctccgcctcgcccgccgccgcgaccaccTACCCCACGCGCtagcgctcctccgccgcctcccggaCCCGCCGTCCCCGCGCCTCCTGCTCCCGGTCCTCCTCGCggtgctccgcctccgccgcccgcctcaGCTCTTCCTCTCCACCTTCAACTCCCTCTTCGTCTCCGGCCCCAGCCCCCTGCCGCTCCACCCtcagctcctcctccgcctcctcagcgtcctctcctccaccgcctcccaCTTCCCGTCCGCGCTACACCTTCTCCGCCTCGTCTCCTCGCGGCTACCCATCCCCGCgccactcgtcctcgcctcccaCAACTTGCTAATCGAGGCCGCCGCTCGTTCCGGTCACGTCGCCGTTTCACTCTCCCTCTTCCACCGTCTCCGCTCACTTAATGTATCCCCCAACGCCGACACCTACCGCATCCTTACCCAATTACTCTGCCGCAAGGCTCAGGTCCGCACTGCAGCTACACTGCTCGACGAAATGCTGCACAGGGGCATCCCCGCGGATCCGCTGGCGTACACCACCGTGCTGAATGCACTGTGCCGCAAGAAGCAGCTCCGAGAGGCGTATCGCTTGCTCTGTCTCATGCGAGGCCGTGGAGTTCCCCCTGACATTGTGCATTACAACACGATCATTGTTGGGATGTGCCGCGAGGGGCGGCCACTGGATGCCTGCAAGGTTGTTGGTGATATGGTGGAGAGTGGATGCAAACCAAATGCAGCGACATATGCGACATTGGTGAATGGGCTGTGCGTAAGCGGATTATATGAAAAGGCGGAGGCTTACCTGGTGGATATGGTGGGTAAAGGGCTTGTGCCACATTTCTCTGTGTTTCACTCAGTTATCAAGGGTTATTGTGCAGTTGGCAAAGTTAAGGAGGCTGCACAAATCATGAGTTTGATGCTTGATCTTGGAGTGGTTCCACATGTTGAGAGCTGGAGTTCAgtgatcaggtgtgtttgtaACGATGAGGACTGTATTGAGGCAGTATTGTTGCAGATGGTGACAGGAAAGCGGCGTGGTTCAAGCACAATCTCTCGGAGTACCTTAAAATGAGATCTCGTGACAGATGCAAAACAAAGAAGCACTCTTCAATTTCTGCTGGATATAAAGAAACATTTCTGCAAGAAAATTGTAGTAGGTACCTTGAAACTGGAGGGCATGACCATTTTTCTTCTTAAATGCCTCTAGTGTAGTGTGGGAGCGTTATCCAGTTTGTCTTGCTGGTTAGCTTCAAAGAAGGTATGCGCTCTCCTGATAACCCATAATATGAATCATAATAGCATGGACAAAGCCTAATTACTACGTAGTGTTATGTTCTAACGCTTTCCTATATCCTATACCGACACTAAAGACACTATCTTGAACTTGTTTTGTTTGGCATCTTCATTAGCTCCGTAGTTGAGAGTTGAGACTTATGGTTGGATCTGTTCAAACAGTAATTTGTGGAGATAAAATTTCTGAACCAACCTTATCATTTGCCTTTATTCTTGTACCACAGTGTTTGTGCTCTTCTGCATGGAGTACAGCAGCATCCTAATACATCTTTCCCAATCTTCTTATACCCAGATAAACATTTTGGTGTGTCTGAGTTGGAAACATTTTGCCAATCCTCATTGGCTTCTGGCAAGTGTGGTTTTGATCAACCATCGAGGAGATAACACAGCAAAAATACATTGCATTCATGCACCAAGAGTGTAAGAGATCTTATGCACGGGGCTTCAGCTGCTGCTGAAGTGAAGTTTCATCTTATTACTGGATTTAGAAAGAAGCTTGTACATGTTCTCTGAGAGAAATAAAACCTGCATTTATCAGCAGGAAATCTATTCATCAACATTTGCTTCTTGTGGGGAGGGGTGGACATTACAGGAATAATATTTGTTTTTTCTTGTGAAATTACCAAATATCATGAATAATCAGTTGTGAGGTCTGCAAAGTTGTTTGGAGTTTAAGCTTCAGGCACGAGATGTTGCCAAGCAGCGGGGTGCTACTGGCCAGGACCAGGAAAAAGCTGTCGCAAGCTGCTTCTATGATGATAGTTTGATGAATCATGGTATGGTTGCTGCAAAGAGCCAACGAGTACATAATGCATCTTAGTTATGATTAATTCCATGATTGCTGGATAAAACAATAGTGATTCAAGGAGTAGGGAATGCAAATTTGTAACTTATGAGTGATCTCAACCAGTGATATCTTGTCTGCTAACCATGCTGCATTCATTCAATCTCAGAAATGCAGATTCCCAGCAAGCTAAACTACTGAAGAATGAGTTCTACATGATTGATAGCACTGGGACTCCCAGGTGATTCTGGGCATTTCATTTTCGGCTCAGTCCCGGGATGGAACACATGGTACTGAGGTCCTGTTTGGTTTAGTAGCGCTAGGTACTGTAGCtaactttgaccattaattacggatattaaataaaggcagttcataaaactaactccacaactcctgcgctatttcgcgagacgaatctaatgagatttttgaccgcacgattagagaatggttattttagcattactgtagccaatcataaattaattgggctcattagattcgtcgcgcaaaGTTGCACCCATCTgtaaaaaagttttacaaataaacttcgtttagtattcCATACATGCAAGATTTCTTTCATAGGGCAAATTgggaaaccaaacaaggcctgaTTTGCTGCTCTGCTTTTCTGGCTTGTAGTAACATAGCAAGCTCTTTGCAGCTGGGTTAAATCAAAGGGAATTTAACTGTTCCCTGCAGATTTCCGATTTCAGTGAAAAATTGCTGGGGCTTCAAACACCTGAATTTAACAGCAGTTCGAGTGACACAGATACGAACATTTTCTTCGCCGCCATTCTACGCGGCGCCAGCCCAGGAATCATGACCCCACTGTTGTGCTGCGCCTTGCGCGTCGTTTCCCCCGCGCTCTGCTGCGCAGGCTGCGCCTCTGCGTAGCCCCACTGCCCTTGGTCACAGTgaccgccggcccgccgccctccgccacaGAAAATTCACGACGCCTTCGAGCAGCCGTCCTCCGCCACAACTTCGCCATGGGCGCGCCCTAGCCCCGTCCTTATTATCCCTGTCTATGGCTTCTTCTGCCGCAGCCGCTGCCGCtgacgccgccgcgctgcccctCCCATGGCTCTCCTCGCGCTCCGTCTCGGGCCGCTTCTCCCAGCCCCGCCACAACGCCGCCGGATCCTCCGCAGCCGGTGCCGGGGCCGGATCGTCGCCTCCAATGCCACCACGCCCGTGGGGGAcgggggcgcggccgcggccgcggtggTGTGGTTCAAGCATGACCTCCGCATCGACGACCACCCGGggctctccgccgccgtcgcggaccCGCGGCGCCCTATCGTGCCGCtctacgtcttcgaccggcgcATCCTCGCAGGTATGTTGCTGGTGTTGGTGCTGCTACCCGTCTGATTCCGTGATCCGGTTGACTGCTCAGGAATGGGATTTGGGAATAGTGCGCGTGGCGTGATCGGTGCATTGCCTTCGTGCTCGTGCCGTCGTGCGGTAGTTTGATTGACTGCTCGTTCGTGCTGCTTCTGTATCGTCTCTCGTGCGTCCATCGTTGAGGCAGCTGGGGCCTGCGGGGTTGGATCCCTGAGCTTTTGCCACATTGGTGCCAAAGATGAAGTTGAACTCGGAGCACTGTGGAACTCGTTAGTTGCAGCTTATCGTGAAGTTCAGCAGCACTAAACATTCGGTTGCTTTACATCAAAAGCTACTCATTGAATGTAGAAACCATTTCTGCCTTAGACTGCAACTCTCTTGCTGCTTCTTAGAAGTATGCTCACCAAAATCAGGACCATAAGTTACTGTCCAGCTTGGGCCACAACTTAAGACAGTAAGGCTGCATGCGACCTCAATCATTTGTTTCAGGGACGTTTGGTCTAGATTTCCTGCTAGGCTGGTACAGTAGGATGTGTACAAGGATTGGGCACGGGACATTCGCACAGTAATTcgcactgtttttttttttggagtggCTTCTGCTGTTGAATTTGGATTGATGGTTGATAGTGCAATTTCTTAAGGTGCAGTGATTCTACACACTTCACAGGAACCACATCCAACTTTTATAGGGCGTCTTAAATTCACCGGTCTGCTGCTTTTCAAATAGTTAGGTTGGCAGAATGAGGATGGGATTGTTAGTGACTTATTGGTCACCAGCCCTGCTTCTGCAGTGTTAAAATTAGTAGTGTTACCAATTAGTGAATCACATTGACAGCAAGCATTTGTATAATTCCCCATCATCACTTGCAGGTTATTCAGATAAAATGCTGGAACTGCTGCTATTTGCTCTGAAAGATCTTAAGATGGCGTTGAAGTCTCAAGAGTCTGATCTGCTCATAGGCTTGGGAAATGCTGAAGATGTTTTGCTGAAGATTGTGAATGAGGTCACTATGCAAGGTTTATGTTACAAATTTAGCTTAAGAGTTTGCGAGTAGGTTCACATCTAGCTATCTAACATACATATCTTCTGGTGGCATGCATTGGTGGGGCATAACAGGTGCAAGCAGGtcttatttttacagaagaggAAGTTGAATATAGAGTGTGCAATGTTCTGGCCAATGTTGAATCATCTTTATCTAATGGGTCATTCTCATGGGGAAGCCCTCCCAAGATAGTGGCTTGGAGTGCCCCATTGTATGACTATAAGGTAGTTTAGTTACAGTCTCTCATGTTATCCTCTAATAACTTAATATGTACAACTTGCTGATAGCTGAAGTAAACATTGTACTAGAATTTGGAAGAAGTATCGACGTCACACGACCAATTTTTAAAGACAAAACTACCAATGGCCACACCTCTTGCTGCTACAGCTTTGCCTGCTCTAAATTTGGAGTTAGACACAGGTGCACTTCAATTCTATTTGTTTTGGATTGTATGTTTTTTTGCTCATTTCTTTGAGCATCTTTGTGTTCACTTTTAGCTACTATAACAATGTCCTACCAGGTTTTCTACCCACTCTGGAAGAATTAAAAGGTTTCCTGAAAGACAGTAGAACACCGGAGGATACTTGGTTCCCTCTCAAGAACATGTCTGCAAGATCTATTCTAAAAAGGACTGTCAGTCAAAGAATGATCAAAACTAACACTACATTAAGCACCAGCAGCAATGACGAAAACATAGAGGATATCCCCATGGATTCTGGTGCATCAGGAAGGAGAATTATGAATTCAATGTTTGCATCTGAAAACTCACTTGAAGTTAGGGGTGGAACAGATATTACTTTGGATGCCTTGGCTGCTTACCTAAGATACCTCGAAGGAACAGGAAATGCTAGTTGGCAAGAGTATGTGTCACCAACTAATTTTGTCCTTCAATCAAATTCTTGCCAGGGACTTGCTCTAAATTACAAAGATTACATATCCACAGTGTGCTTCCATTTGAATTTAGAAATGCTGCCTAAATTCCAATGGAGGACCAccaattcttttttttctccattttaTTCATATAATATGGTCATTGATATTATACGAATTTCTAGAGTTTTCGTAGCTGATCTGATTTTACTCCATATCCAGGTTGCATGATAAAGTGCGCTTAGCTGAAACCAGAGATGGTGCCTCATTCTACACCTTGTTTGGGCCTGCAATTCAGCTTGGAGTCATATCCAGGAGGAAAGCCTACAATGATACTATTCAATACGAGAAAGATCGCAATGCTGGTTTTCTATCACCATTTGGGTACTCAACAGCTACAGTGAAAGCAGCAGTAGATGCTATATGTTCGATGGAggtatttttattttatatctTTCCTAGCTTGTTCTCCTCTGTTGGGCTCAATCGTCAGGGAAACCAAACATCGCATTCATTTTCCCTAACAATCTATTTGTTTACATGACAGTGGTATTGGCTCTTGGCGTCGAAATCCCAAGTATCTGTCGAGGGAAATTGTCCTATAAGAATTTGGAGATGGAAGGGTTATCTTGTACAGGTATTCTTACTTTGCTGTGCTTATGCATTTCAATTTGTCTATGCACGTAACTTTATTTATGTCGGCCAGCGCAAATTCCTTATTTCTACCATTATTTACACTTTTACAGTATACTTTTCTGTGCTTGTGGGCTAAATTTTTCCTATGTAAACAACTTTATTTATGTTGGTTACCGCAAATTCCTTATTTCGATCCTTCGTTGCAGTACACTTTTGTTGGCAACGAAGGTCCAGCTGTTCTTCTTGTGCATGGTTTTGGAGCTTTCCTGGAGCATTTTCGTGACAATATAGATAACATTGCTGATATGGGCCACCGAGTTTGGGCAATTACTCTTGTTGGGTTTGGGAAATCAGAGAAACCAAATGTCAACTATTCAGAACTTTTCTGGTCAGAGTTTCTGAGAGACTTTATTATTGATGTTGTGAGGGAACCTGTTCATCTTGTTGGCAACTCTATTGGAGGTACCGATTCTATTATAAAATTACTATACAGATGAAGGGACATACAATTTTTGCACAGAACAATCTTACTGAAGTTATAACAAAATCCTGATGAAATCATAACCGTTCTCAAATATTCTCAGGCTATATCTGTGCCATTGCTGCTGGTTTATGGCCTTCTCTTGCTATGTCTCTGGTTCTTTTAAACTCAGCTGGTTCGGTTGTTCCAAATTACTCCTTCGTCCCATTGAGTGAAGTAAGGCAACTGATCTTCTGTATCTGATCTATTGTTATGCATTCTCATTTACTTCTTCTCTACTATATGATATTGAAAGTTCACACTCATATATGgttttattacaaaaccaacctAGTTGCTTACCTGTGAGCTGAGCTGATCAGTATTTCATGATATCAATTTGCTGAGCTGTGGCCATCTCATACATTTTCATGGTCCTGTTGACTACAAATGAGGTTAATAAAAACATTCCTTCaaatttcttttttaaaaaatcctTCAGATTGAACTTGTTGGTTGGTAATATTATCCTTTCATGTAACACATTTACCTTTCATAGCTATTGGAACCTTCATGATATTTATTCGCTGATCTGATTGATGTATGCATTCTTCTGTCTCAAACATTTTTATGTTCCTGTTGGCTACAAATGAGATTTTAAAAAGTTGCCCTGCAAATTGAATTTGTGGCTAGTAATATTTGTAAGATTATGTGGAATGCGGGAGTTATATTGCTTGAGCCCCTTCGGCTGATTATATAGGAGCACATGGCATGGAgagcaagtagcctctcctagagataaggaaggttatcctgggattacaatcaatcttAAACTAACTATATCTGGAggtgcctaatatactctaacaataTTAATTATCCGTGTTGATGTGTTTTTATGTAGCACATCAACCTTACATAGCTGTTCAAACCTTTATCATACTAATTTGCACGCGGCTGTCTCATACATTTCCATGTCCATGTAATCATGTTGGCTGCAAACGATATGTAAAAAATGTGCCTTACAAGTTGGATTTGCTGGCTGGTAATATTAATTATATGGGTCGATGTGCTTTTGCCTAGATATTGAAAcctttactatgattttttgtTGTTGGATACAGAACTGTAAAATCATTTGTGACACTGAAATGAACCTAGGTGAGGCTTGTATTTTCATGGCCAAGATATATATATGGTGCTTGCATGCATTAAAACAATAGTTCTCAGAAATGATCACTCGATGTGTAGAAAACACAAAATATGTGACATTGAACCCTTATCTCTGAAATATATTGTTGTTGTAAATTAAACTAAGTGCTAGTAAATGCAAACACCTGCAGGAAAGACGAACATCTTGGCTTTCCAAGTTGCAGGCACAACTTCTTTTGCTCTTCTTGAGATCAAGACTAGAAGGCATTCTTAAAGAATATTATCCTACTGTATGTGTCCTATGAAGtcacttttattttcttttacttcAACAGTACCTTCCATTCTTATGTAATACTTTTTCATGTTTAGAGAACGGGACGGGTGGACAAGCCACTTGTGGACCAGATTATTAGAGCTGTATCCTCATAACACACAGTATAGTTGGCATACATTTAACTCTCAGTCTATGCAACGCAGTCTGCACAAAGTTTCCTTGACAAATAAATTCAGTCTTATGATCCTGGTGCTGTAACAGTTCTTGAGAGTGTATTCAGCTTCAATCTTTCAATTCCTCTTaactttttatttgattcttttGGAGGAAAAATATTAGTTATCCAGGTATGTACCTAATACCATGGACAAGCTTCATTTGTCAATAAAGAATGATTCACTAATGACATATCTATAACTATTGCCAAATTAGTTGGTTAATGTGTGGGAGgttaattatatttttatttacttTCTTTGAAACAAAGGGTATGAAAGACCCCCTTACAAAATCTGAGGCGTTTGTTACCATGCTCCGAGAGCATTGCAGCAAGGTTCAAATCAGAGAGTTGAATGCAGGTACCCCCCCAGAATCCTAATGTTTTTACCGATTTCATTTCCAAAAGTTGTGTTGTTCATCattgtatctttctttttatgGTGAATATAACAGGTCATGCTCCACATGATGAAGTTCCAGATGAAGTAAATACCCTACTGTGTGAATGGATGAAACAGATTGAAGTTAAACCAGCCCCGGAGAAGGCCAAGGCAATATAGGTAACATTTAGAATTGTGGACACTATACATTGGCTGATTGTTTAACATGATATTTGGAAGCACTTTGTAACATCTTTTATCAGTGTGCTGCCAGCAATTCTTTAAGTCTTGTCTGATTAAGTATTGTGAGTTGTTAACCCTGTACAAAATTATGTACACCACTTTTGGCTTTTAAGCTTCATCCTTCATGCCATCTTCTGGCAGCTGATATTGAGATGAAACATACATGAGATcagaagaagaaataaaaagCATCTGTGCATGTTCTGGGTAAGTAAGGAGACATGGTATGCAATTTACAGTTGCTGAGAACTTACTGTGATTCCTACTTAGGGCTTGTTTGGATTAATGACTAGAGCCGATCTCTATTGATtgggaagttttttttttttgaaagctatACGACGTGTGAAGCCTGCCTGTATTGGGAAGGTATATTGGGTATGGTCCCCTTAATAGTTATTCTTTTTGACCCCATTGTGtaactaatgtttaattatgttaCTCCTGTATGACTGTACTTGTATTCTATCTACTCCACTTGTTTCATTGGGACTGTAGCGGCACAATTAATTGTTGTTTCATGCCAATTTGTGCTTTCTCTGTCCTTTATGTGCAAATTTCTCAGAGAAGCCAACTGTAATCACCTCATTGAGCTATTCTCCTGCAACTGCAAGGTTAGTTGTTGGATTTCTATTGGAGGATTTGAACTAGCTCCGTTAATACTCCTTTACTATAGTACTGAATAAGATGGAAGCCCTAACCCTTCAGAGCTTGATCTGGgttcaaatttcaaacctgGGATCAAAGCTGGATGCCTGTGTCTGCAGACTTTGAGCAAAGCTTCTGCATCAGCACATGCCATATGCTTGATGCAAAATATTACATGGCGACAAATAGTGTGAGATATTTTACTTACTGTGATATCTTTAGCTATTCAGTTCTCATTATCCATGTTAATCAGAAGATATTGGATTGCATGTAGAGAAACCAAGTTCGGCGTTGAAGAGACATGCTTCCTTTCTCGCTTGCATTGTATTATTTTCTGTGAAATTACAGGTTCATTCTCAAATCTCGTGTGACTAGTATAGCTCATGTTCTTTTTTGATGTTTCATTTGGGATCCAGGTCCATGATGCTTTTGAAAGGTTCTTTTGTGATTGAAAGCCTTGGTATGGTATTTTTACTCCGTTTTCAGCACTGaataatattttgttttgtatGAAGGAATCTTTCTCGGCACTGGAGCTGGCTTTCATCATCCTGAGTATGCATTACATCAGTTCGGCAGCTTCAGCACCATTCAATGCCCTCTACCAATCACCGGTGCTTCCACCCTTTCGCAAGGTCATGAGACGGCACTGTCACTTTGGTCGCCTTCTCCCAGCAAAAAGAACCCGAGCATTACCACTCCCGGACAGCGACTCAGCCCCACTGCTCTCCCGAGTGATATCACCTCATGACAGCCCCGCATCACGCGTGTCGTCACTGTTTTTTTAGCCCCCCTTTGGCTTTGCTGCCCAGTATTCAGTGCCTTCTCTGGAGCATCGGCAGTGCTTCCACCAGTCACGAGCCCTGAAATGATTATTTGCTGCCTCATTTCGCAATGCTTTATTTGGTGGCCATCTCAAAAATCTTTGGGCAAGCACAGGGACCCCATCAACGAGGCCATAAAACAAACCTCTGATTGGGATCACTCAACCAACCTACCTTATCTATTCAGCAAACTTTCACCAGGGCCCTTGTCCTGGTTTTCACCAAACCTGACAGCTACGCGCACTGTCCATCCCATGGCCTCTACAAAGGATGTCAAGTTGCAGGTAACCACGTCATCTCGACGAGGCTACTGACCTCTTCTTCTTCGCTCTAATGATAGGCCTTGATAGTCGCCTGCACCCGTCCATGGCCACTACTTGGAGGCCAGTAGGCCCAGTACCACTTCTACTACTGCCTCCCCGGTCTTGCTCGCTCTACAAGGCCCTGGTACAAGCCTCCTCGTATAATTGTTAATGATTCTGTTGCTGTCTCCCGTGTCCCGTTGGTCCGATCCCCGGGGGTGTTACAAGCTATTGCTCGTGCGCCACCAGCTGCTGCGCCCTTGCTGTCCGCTTCAAGCCGAGTGCGCCCTCGTGTAGTCGTGTTGCTGGATTTCTTGGCGAGTTCTTACGCTAGCGCCTCGGGTATCGACGTGTGTTGGCGCAGATTGGGCGACAGAATCCGGGCAAATGTGCTGCCGGATGGTGAAACTTCTGGAGCTCTTCCGCAATACGCCTACACTACAGAAGTAGGGCAACCcttattattaaaaaaaagaaaaaaaggaggagAAAAAACAACGAGGCTGATGTTTCAGAATTCAGACAGGAACTACAAGTCTCCAGTTAGAACGCGGATTTTTTCGCATATTCCATGgggtcaaaaaaatttatatggaAGCTGTACATCCCAAATAATTTGTATATAGGTACAACTGTACGAGTACTCGTAGCTGCTCTGTCGGGTAGCTACTTGGCTTGTGCAAAAGATACAGGTAAGTAGGTAGGTCGAAGATTAGTATCTCATATTGTGTGATGTGGTTTTGTTTAGTGTCACTTATTATAAGAGGTTAAAAGGAATGTCGCTtgcgaagttggtatatgggagACTGTTTCTATTTGTCCTTTGATGATGAGGTAGAAGAATGATACCGCCTGGCTTTAGTATCTTTGTCACGGAAAGGAAATGCACGAAAGCGTAGTAGGACATATGACTGCTGAATGTTCAGTACTTGAAAGTGGCATTTGGTTAGAAAATTGACAAGACTTGTACAATTTGGTGTATAGGTCAAGGTGCTTGCTGTTTATCTTATCACTACCAATACGTATAAGGAAAAATGTAATTTTAACCCACCTAATTTATTCCATACTACCGTGTCTAATCACCATGTGGTTTTCTGTGTTCAGTAAGAAATTAATTCAGGAAAACTGGGATATGGACATGTGGTGAAGCCGCGAAGTTTTCGTACTCTAGCAGTTGTTAC
This window contains:
- the LOC120685326 gene encoding pentatricopeptide repeat-containing protein At4g01400, mitochondrial, whose protein sequence is MSMLASPPAISPARLHKLVTSQPDPLLALELVTVTSPTTTPHPATLHSLLLRLARRRDHLPHALALLRRLPDPPSPRLLLPVLLAVLRLRRPPQLFLSTFNSLFVSGPSPLPLHPQLLLRLLSVLSSTASHFPSALHLLRLVSSRLPIPAPLVLASHNLLIEAAARSGHVAVSLSLFHRLRSLNVSPNADTYRILTQLLCRKAQVRTAATLLDEMLHRGIPADPLAYTTVLNALCRKKQLREAYRLLCLMRGRGVPPDIVHYNTIIVGMCREGRPLDACKVVGDMVESGCKPNAATYATLVNGLCVSGLYEKAEAYLVDMVGKGLVPHFSVFHSVIKGYCAVGKVKEAAQIMSLMLDLGVVPHVESWSSVIRCVCNDEDCIEAVLLQMVTGKRRGSSTISRSTLK
- the LOC120685304 gene encoding uncharacterized protein LOC120685304 isoform X1, producing MALLALRLGPLLPAPPQRRRILRSRCRGRIVASNATTPVGDGGAAAAAVVWFKHDLRIDDHPGLSAAVADPRRPIVPLYVFDRRILAGYSDKMLELLLFALKDLKMALKSQESDLLIGLGNAEDVLLKIVNEVQAGLIFTEEEVEYRVCNVLANVESSLSNGSFSWGSPPKIVAWSAPLYDYKNLEEVSTSHDQFLKTKLPMATPLAATALPALNLELDTGFLPTLEELKGFLKDSRTPEDTWFPLKNMSARSILKRTVSQRMIKTNTTLSTSSNDENIEDIPMDSGASGRRIMNSMFASENSLEVRGGTDITLDALAAYLRYLEGTGNASWQELHDKVRLAETRDGASFYTLFGPAIQLGVISRRKAYNDTIQYEKDRNAGFLSPFGYSTATVKAAVDAICSMEWYWLLASKSQVSVEGNCPIRIWRWKGYLVQYTFVGNEGPAVLLVHGFGAFLEHFRDNIDNIADMGHRVWAITLVGFGKSEKPNVNYSELFWSEFLRDFIIDVVREPVHLVGNSIGGYICAIAAGLWPSLAMSLVLLNSAGSVVPNYSFVPLSEERRTSWLSKLQAQLLLLFLRSRLEGILKEYYPTRTGRVDKPLVDQIIRASYDPGAVTVLESVFSFNLSIPLNFLFDSFGGKILVIQGMKDPLTKSEAFVTMLREHCSKVQIRELNAGHAPHDEVPDEVNTLLCEWMKQIEVKPAPEKAKAI
- the LOC120685304 gene encoding uncharacterized protein LOC120685304 isoform X2, whose translation is MRSLCKVQAGLIFTEEEVEYRVCNVLANVESSLSNGSFSWGSPPKIVAWSAPLYDYKNLEEVSTSHDQFLKTKLPMATPLAATALPALNLELDTGFLPTLEELKGFLKDSRTPEDTWFPLKNMSARSILKRTVSQRMIKTNTTLSTSSNDENIEDIPMDSGASGRRIMNSMFASENSLEVRGGTDITLDALAAYLRYLEGTGNASWQELHDKVRLAETRDGASFYTLFGPAIQLGVISRRKAYNDTIQYEKDRNAGFLSPFGYSTATVKAAVDAICSMEWYWLLASKSQVSVEGNCPIRIWRWKGYLVQYTFVGNEGPAVLLVHGFGAFLEHFRDNIDNIADMGHRVWAITLVGFGKSEKPNVNYSELFWSEFLRDFIIDVVREPVHLVGNSIGGYICAIAAGLWPSLAMSLVLLNSAGSVVPNYSFVPLSEERRTSWLSKLQAQLLLLFLRSRLEGILKEYYPTRTGRVDKPLVDQIIRASYDPGAVTVLESVFSFNLSIPLNFLFDSFGGKILVIQGMKDPLTKSEAFVTMLREHCSKVQIRELNAGHAPHDEVPDEVNTLLCEWMKQIEVKPAPEKAKAI